Proteins found in one Pontibacter sp. SGAir0037 genomic segment:
- a CDS encoding glycoside hydrolase family 97 protein has protein sequence MKKLVLILLACTFNTLLHAQVITSPDKNLTLKFELSGNGVPSYQLSFKNKPVIKPSTLGLELHGGASLMEGFTIKRTEQASVNDTWAPVWGEQKTIRNNYNELLVTLSQKEQKDRSIQIRFRLFNDGLGFRYEFPRQPELNYFVIKEEHTEFNLAGDHKIFWIPGDYDTNEYPYTTSKISEIPALQKQATVAITAQQPIPNPSVQTPSMMKSADGLYINIHEAALINYPAMNLNVDAKNFKMSSHLTPDAVGNKGYIQTDAQSPWRTVVVSDKATDILASKLILNLNEPTKYEDVSWIKPTKYIGVWWEYFVAGKSTWAYGTETNVKLDQDFSKLTPNNHHGATNENVKKHIDFAAEHGFDAVLVEGWNIGWEDWIGNWKEEVFDFVTPYADFNVKELQQYAAEKGVKIMMHHETSASATNYERRLDKAFQFMADNGYNAVKTGYVGQIIPRGEHHDGQWMVNHYIHVARTAADYKIMVNSHEAVRPTGLHRTFPNWIAQESARGTEFEAMGGLAPEHGTILPFTRLMGGPMDFTPGIFQTDLSYYGTGSNQRVNTTLVKQLAYYVTMYSPLQMAADMPENYARFLDAFQFIKDVAVDWDDTYVQEAEPGDYVTIARKAKGKSEWFVGGITDEQPRTASITFDYLPKGKSYIATIYADGKDASYDKNPQSYTIRKVIVNSKSKLKQQLASSGGVAISIKEGTTAEMKSLKKL, from the coding sequence ATGAAAAAATTAGTACTTATTTTACTTGCCTGTACTTTCAATACATTATTACATGCACAGGTTATTACTTCTCCTGATAAAAACCTTACGCTTAAATTTGAATTAAGCGGCAACGGTGTTCCATCCTACCAGCTAAGCTTTAAAAACAAACCAGTAATCAAACCGAGCACACTAGGCCTGGAGCTACATGGAGGCGCGTCTTTAATGGAAGGATTTACCATAAAGCGCACGGAACAGGCCTCCGTAAATGACACCTGGGCTCCGGTATGGGGAGAGCAGAAAACCATCCGTAACAACTATAATGAACTTTTAGTAACACTCTCACAAAAAGAACAAAAGGATCGTTCTATTCAAATCAGGTTTCGCCTGTTTAACGACGGCCTGGGTTTCCGCTATGAGTTTCCAAGACAGCCGGAGCTAAACTATTTTGTTATAAAAGAAGAGCATACTGAGTTTAACCTGGCAGGCGACCATAAGATATTCTGGATCCCCGGCGATTATGATACCAATGAGTACCCATACACTACCTCTAAAATTTCAGAAATTCCTGCTCTGCAAAAACAGGCTACTGTAGCTATTACCGCACAGCAACCCATTCCCAACCCTTCGGTTCAAACTCCCTCTATGATGAAATCTGCTGATGGTTTGTATATTAATATACACGAAGCAGCTTTAATCAACTACCCGGCAATGAACCTGAACGTGGATGCCAAAAATTTTAAAATGAGTTCCCACCTTACACCTGATGCTGTCGGTAACAAAGGCTATATTCAAACAGATGCACAGTCGCCATGGCGAACCGTCGTGGTAAGCGACAAGGCAACAGACATATTAGCATCGAAACTTATTCTAAACCTGAACGAACCTACCAAGTATGAAGACGTGTCGTGGATTAAACCAACCAAATACATTGGCGTTTGGTGGGAATACTTTGTGGCAGGTAAAAGCACCTGGGCTTACGGAACGGAAACAAATGTAAAACTAGACCAGGACTTTAGTAAACTAACACCCAATAACCACCACGGTGCCACTAATGAAAATGTAAAGAAGCATATAGACTTTGCCGCTGAGCATGGTTTTGATGCTGTGTTGGTAGAGGGCTGGAACATTGGCTGGGAAGACTGGATAGGCAACTGGAAAGAAGAAGTATTTGACTTTGTAACTCCTTATGCAGATTTTAATGTAAAGGAGCTTCAGCAGTATGCAGCTGAAAAGGGCGTAAAAATTATGATGCACCATGAAACCTCTGCTTCTGCTACCAACTATGAGCGACGCTTGGACAAAGCCTTTCAGTTTATGGCCGATAATGGTTATAATGCTGTTAAAACAGGTTATGTCGGCCAGATTATCCCGCGTGGCGAGCACCACGATGGCCAATGGATGGTAAACCATTATATACATGTAGCCCGTACGGCTGCTGATTATAAAATAATGGTAAATAGCCATGAAGCCGTTAGACCTACAGGACTTCACCGTACTTTCCCAAATTGGATTGCCCAGGAATCGGCGCGTGGCACTGAGTTTGAAGCAATGGGTGGCCTGGCTCCTGAACATGGTACTATCCTTCCCTTCACCAGGTTAATGGGTGGACCGATGGATTTTACGCCAGGTATTTTTCAAACCGACCTGTCTTATTACGGAACAGGCAGCAACCAGCGTGTAAACACTACCCTAGTTAAACAACTGGCTTATTATGTAACCATGTATAGTCCATTGCAAATGGCAGCAGACATGCCGGAAAATTATGCACGCTTTCTGGATGCCTTTCAGTTTATAAAAGACGTTGCCGTTGATTGGGACGATACTTACGTTCAGGAAGCGGAGCCCGGCGATTACGTAACAATCGCAAGAAAAGCAAAAGGAAAAAGCGAATGGTTTGTAGGAGGCATTACCGACGAACAACCTCGTACTGCATCAATAACTTTTGATTACCTGCCAAAAGGGAAAAGCTATATCGCAACTATTTATGCTGATGGTAAGGATGCCAGCTATGATAAGAACCCGCAGAGTTATACAATTCGCAAAGTAATTGTAAATTCAAAAAGTAAACTGAAACAGCAGTTAGCTTCAAGCGGCGGTGTTGCCATTAGTATAAAAGAAGGCACCACGGCAGAAATGAAAAGTTTGAAAAAGCTATAA
- the glgB gene encoding 1,4-alpha-glucan branching protein GlgB: MAKKTEQKENLGQETIDLTGKTKASKPRASTKGTSLPGELGTEVPKRKTTAKADSTAVATEAAPKAASPRAKGKKGAATLADDQQAALPVPAKKGRGKKAAGTSEVTDYPVSDAVSAESFAPETAQAPERGGGKKGQEDIKPLGESAVGAPEGQAEQAKGAPLAEEGAEATAPLAQQQEQAVYYNISRFTDFDIYLYREGRHFTLYEKFGSHLMEHEGRNGVYFAVWAPNAEHVSVMGDFNGWNRESHMLRARSDDSGIWEGFVPNVMAGALYKYHIKSRYHLYHVEKSDPFAFRREVPPQTASIVADTNYQWNDQEWLQARDHKKEEVQPYSVYEMHAGSWRRKPEDNNRPLTYRELAEELPAYVKEMGFTHVEFMPLMFHPFNGSWGYQITGYYAAASSYGSPQDLMCLVDALHREGIGVILDWVPSHFPSDEHGLAYFDGTHLYEHADPRKGYHPDWNSYIFNYGRNEVRSFLISNALFWLDKYHIDGLRVDAVASMLYLDYSRKHDEWIPNEYGGRENLEAISFLKDFNNAVHDRFPDVQTIAEESTAWPAVTGEVEHGGLGFNMKWMMGWMHDSLTYFAKDPIYRRYHQGDITFSIIYAFSERFMLPLSHDEVVHGKGSLINKMPGDEWQKFANLRALYAYMYAHPGAKLLFMGGELAQYREWNHDSSLDWHLLEYGYHIGIQQLIGELNNVYKQERSLFEYAFDNRGFEWVDLNDAHNSVMSFLRKGSREEDQVLVVCNFTPAVHENYRLGIPLAGNWQQIFNSDESRFGGSDFNNQTSIQAAAEPFHGREYSILLKLPPMAVVYYKYQPA; this comes from the coding sequence ATGGCTAAGAAAACGGAACAGAAGGAAAATCTGGGACAGGAAACAATTGATTTAACAGGCAAAACAAAAGCTTCTAAACCCAGGGCAAGCACTAAAGGCACTTCGCTGCCGGGCGAGCTCGGAACGGAGGTGCCTAAACGAAAAACCACTGCCAAAGCCGACAGTACAGCTGTTGCAACAGAAGCGGCTCCAAAAGCTGCTTCGCCGCGGGCGAAAGGTAAAAAAGGCGCAGCTACCCTGGCAGACGATCAGCAGGCGGCCTTACCTGTACCTGCCAAAAAAGGCAGAGGCAAAAAGGCTGCGGGCACTTCCGAAGTAACGGATTATCCTGTAAGCGATGCCGTTTCTGCGGAAAGCTTCGCCCCTGAAACAGCCCAGGCTCCTGAACGGGGCGGTGGTAAAAAAGGGCAGGAGGATATAAAGCCTTTAGGCGAAAGCGCGGTGGGTGCTCCTGAAGGACAGGCCGAACAAGCAAAGGGGGCTCCTTTGGCTGAGGAGGGAGCAGAAGCCACGGCCCCGCTCGCCCAGCAGCAGGAACAAGCCGTTTACTATAATATCAGCCGTTTTACCGACTTTGATATTTACCTGTACCGCGAAGGCCGCCACTTTACCTTGTATGAGAAATTCGGTTCTCACCTGATGGAGCATGAAGGCAGGAACGGGGTTTACTTTGCTGTATGGGCTCCAAATGCCGAGCATGTTTCTGTGATGGGTGACTTTAACGGATGGAACCGCGAAAGTCACATGCTGCGTGCCCGTTCCGATGATTCGGGTATCTGGGAAGGTTTTGTGCCGAATGTGATGGCAGGGGCTTTGTACAAGTACCACATTAAATCGCGTTACCATCTGTACCATGTGGAGAAGAGTGATCCTTTTGCTTTCCGACGTGAAGTGCCGCCTCAAACTGCTTCTATTGTAGCCGATACCAACTATCAGTGGAACGACCAGGAATGGTTGCAGGCAAGAGATCACAAAAAAGAGGAAGTGCAGCCATACTCGGTTTATGAGATGCATGCAGGCTCCTGGCGCAGGAAACCGGAGGATAATAACCGTCCGCTTACTTACCGCGAGTTAGCCGAAGAACTGCCTGCTTATGTTAAGGAGATGGGCTTTACGCATGTAGAGTTCATGCCGCTGATGTTCCATCCGTTTAACGGCTCCTGGGGATACCAGATAACGGGTTATTATGCTGCTGCCAGTTCCTATGGTTCACCGCAGGACCTGATGTGCCTCGTTGATGCGCTGCACCGTGAAGGCATTGGTGTTATACTCGACTGGGTACCTTCTCACTTTCCTTCCGATGAACATGGGCTGGCTTATTTCGATGGTACGCACTTATACGAGCATGCCGATCCACGCAAAGGATATCACCCAGACTGGAACAGCTACATCTTTAACTATGGCCGGAACGAAGTACGTTCTTTCCTGATCAGTAATGCGCTGTTCTGGCTGGACAAGTATCACATAGATGGACTTCGTGTAGATGCCGTAGCCTCTATGCTATACCTGGACTATAGCCGTAAACATGACGAGTGGATTCCGAACGAGTATGGTGGCCGCGAAAACCTGGAAGCCATTTCTTTCCTGAAAGACTTTAATAATGCTGTTCACGACCGCTTCCCGGATGTGCAGACCATTGCAGAAGAGTCTACTGCGTGGCCGGCTGTAACGGGTGAGGTAGAGCATGGCGGGTTGGGCTTTAACATGAAATGGATGATGGGCTGGATGCACGACTCCCTCACTTATTTTGCAAAAGACCCGATTTACCGCCGCTACCACCAGGGCGACATCACATTCAGTATCATCTATGCTTTTAGCGAGCGTTTCATGCTTCCGCTTTCACACGATGAGGTAGTGCATGGCAAAGGTTCTCTCATTAATAAGATGCCTGGAGATGAATGGCAGAAGTTTGCCAACCTGCGTGCTCTTTATGCCTACATGTATGCGCACCCTGGTGCAAAACTGTTGTTTATGGGTGGTGAGCTGGCGCAATACAGAGAGTGGAACCACGATAGCAGCCTCGATTGGCACTTGCTGGAGTACGGGTACCACATCGGTATACAGCAATTGATCGGTGAACTGAACAACGTATACAAGCAGGAGCGGAGCCTGTTCGAATATGCCTTCGATAACCGTGGTTTTGAGTGGGTAGATCTGAACGATGCGCACAACAGTGTGATGAGCTTCCTGCGCAAAGGTAGCAGGGAGGAGGATCAGGTATTGGTGGTGTGTAACTTTACACCTGCCGTGCACGAGAACTACCGCCTGGGAATTCCGTTGGCTGGTAACTGGCAGCAGATTTTCAACAGCGACGAAAGCAGGTTCGGAGGAAGTGACTTCAATAACCAGACAAGCATTCAGGCGGCAGCTGAGCCTTTCCATGGCCGCGAGTATTCAATTTTACTGAAACTGCCGCCTATGGCAGTGGTGTACTATAAATACCAGCCTGCCTAA
- the treS gene encoding maltose alpha-D-glucosyltransferase has protein sequence MAEDNILLDDNIHWYKDAIIYELHIKAFMDGNGDGIGDFKGLMQKLDYLEDLGVTAIWLLPFYPSPLKDDGYDIADYYSINPSYGNMQDFKLFIKEAHKRGLKVITELVINHTSDQHPWFQRARKAKKGSRYRDFYVWSDDPNKYKDVRIIFTDSEPSNWTWDPVAGQYYWHRFFYHQPDLNYDNPEVQKEVFKILDYWFEMGVDGFRLDAVPYLFERDGTNGENLPETHEFLKKLRSHVDSKFQGRLLLAEANMWPEDSAAYFGNGDECHMNYHFPIMPRLFMSVKMEDRYPIIDIFDQTPDIPENCQWAMFLRNHDELTLEMVTDEERDYMYKVYTRDPMAKINLGIRHRLAPLLGNDRGKIELMNVLLFSMRGTPVVYYGDEIGMGDNYYLGDRDGVRTPMQWNDNRNAGFSTANPQKLYLPAIIDPEYRYESVNVETQQHNSTSLLWWMRRVINMRKRYQAFGRGTIKFLNPANSKVLAFIRSYKEENILVIANLSRFPEAVELDIPEFKGYVPVEVFSKNKFPVVKDDSYLFTIGAHGYYWFEMQPQEASANAGIDLQKSIAQLTSLSNPLPAKSLKTLESKVLPPYIVNRRWFGGKARTIQRMQIINSTPLQVGEKGAALLFVEVNYNEGLPELYQLTVAFAKGEQEQELISTYPASVIARVTLDGQDGILYDALYSEDYRQLLLQMMAKRRSLKSDDAELVGISDKSVNAKLKEVGQLNSRILGAEQSNTSVIYENQFFLKVYRKLDRAMNPDVEIVRMLTEGVGFKHVPRYLGSIEHQEQGKAPMVLVMLQEQVPNQGDAWVYVEDSLKRFFERLQTHTDHVEVAETLGTLSKPVAFSEAPETVQMQLGGASVERIELLGLRTAEMHLALGSIQDEKDFEPEDFSLHYQRSLYSSLTSLVRSNFDSLKKHLPKLPENVKAEAEEILKMRQEILERLKRVFSRKIDTQKIRTHGDYHLGQVLFTGKDFVIIDFEGEPARAFSERRLKRSPLRDVAGMIRSFHYAAYNALFQQDNFRKEDGSYLEQWAEQWYHYASGFFMHTYLNKTRGTGVIPASEEDFEILIDTFLLEKAIYELGYELNNRPDWVLIPIRGIKYIMRKYQNG, from the coding sequence ATGGCAGAGGACAACATCCTGTTAGACGACAACATTCATTGGTACAAAGATGCCATTATCTATGAGTTGCACATAAAGGCTTTTATGGATGGCAACGGCGATGGTATTGGTGATTTTAAAGGCTTAATGCAAAAGCTCGATTACCTCGAAGACCTGGGGGTAACAGCTATCTGGCTTCTGCCTTTTTACCCGTCTCCGTTAAAAGACGATGGTTATGATATTGCTGATTATTACAGCATTAACCCGTCTTACGGGAACATGCAGGATTTTAAGCTCTTTATTAAAGAAGCGCATAAGCGCGGACTTAAAGTAATTACAGAGCTTGTTATTAACCACACCTCTGACCAGCACCCTTGGTTCCAGCGTGCGCGTAAAGCAAAAAAAGGCTCTCGTTACAGAGACTTTTATGTGTGGTCTGATGATCCTAACAAGTACAAGGATGTCCGCATTATTTTCACCGACTCTGAACCTTCGAACTGGACGTGGGACCCTGTAGCAGGGCAGTACTATTGGCATCGCTTCTTTTACCACCAGCCAGACCTGAACTACGACAATCCGGAAGTTCAGAAAGAGGTGTTTAAAATACTGGATTATTGGTTTGAAATGGGTGTAGACGGTTTCCGCCTGGATGCTGTTCCTTACCTGTTTGAACGTGATGGCACCAACGGCGAGAACCTGCCAGAGACGCACGAATTCCTTAAAAAACTGCGCAGCCACGTTGATAGCAAATTCCAGGGTAGGTTACTTTTGGCGGAAGCTAACATGTGGCCTGAAGATTCGGCAGCTTATTTTGGTAATGGCGATGAGTGCCACATGAACTACCATTTTCCGATCATGCCACGCTTGTTTATGTCGGTGAAAATGGAAGACCGCTACCCAATCATCGATATTTTTGATCAGACTCCTGATATTCCTGAGAACTGCCAGTGGGCTATGTTCCTGCGCAACCACGACGAACTGACGCTGGAGATGGTAACCGACGAAGAACGCGACTACATGTACAAAGTGTATACCCGCGATCCGATGGCTAAAATCAACCTGGGTATCCGCCACCGCCTGGCTCCGCTGTTGGGCAACGACAGGGGTAAAATAGAACTCATGAACGTGCTGCTGTTCTCGATGCGTGGAACGCCGGTGGTGTACTATGGCGACGAAATAGGCATGGGTGATAACTACTATCTCGGCGACCGGGACGGGGTGCGTACGCCAATGCAATGGAACGATAACCGCAACGCAGGTTTCTCTACGGCCAATCCGCAGAAACTATATCTGCCGGCTATTATTGATCCGGAATACAGGTACGAATCTGTGAACGTTGAAACACAACAGCACAACAGTACTTCTTTGCTATGGTGGATGCGACGTGTGATTAACATGCGTAAACGCTATCAGGCGTTCGGGCGTGGCACCATTAAATTCCTGAACCCGGCTAACTCTAAAGTACTGGCCTTTATTCGCTCCTACAAGGAAGAAAATATACTGGTTATTGCTAACCTGTCCCGCTTCCCGGAAGCAGTTGAACTGGACATACCGGAATTCAAAGGTTATGTTCCTGTTGAAGTTTTCAGTAAGAACAAATTTCCGGTAGTTAAAGATGACAGCTACCTGTTCACTATTGGAGCACATGGCTACTACTGGTTTGAGATGCAGCCACAGGAAGCTTCGGCGAATGCTGGCATTGACCTGCAGAAATCCATTGCACAATTAACGTCTTTAAGCAACCCGCTTCCGGCTAAATCATTAAAGACATTAGAGAGCAAAGTGCTGCCTCCTTACATTGTGAACAGACGCTGGTTTGGAGGCAAAGCCCGCACTATTCAGCGCATGCAGATTATCAACAGTACTCCTTTGCAGGTGGGTGAAAAAGGTGCTGCACTTCTTTTTGTGGAGGTAAACTACAACGAAGGCTTGCCTGAACTGTACCAGCTAACAGTTGCTTTTGCAAAAGGTGAGCAGGAGCAGGAACTGATCAGTACTTATCCTGCCAGTGTAATTGCCCGCGTGACATTAGACGGCCAGGATGGTATTTTATATGACGCGCTTTATTCAGAAGACTATCGCCAGCTACTGTTGCAGATGATGGCCAAGCGCCGCAGCCTGAAATCAGACGATGCAGAGCTGGTAGGCATCAGCGATAAGTCTGTTAACGCTAAGCTGAAAGAAGTAGGGCAACTGAACTCGCGTATACTTGGTGCCGAACAGAGCAATACCTCTGTCATTTACGAAAATCAGTTCTTCCTGAAAGTATACCGTAAGCTGGACCGGGCCATGAACCCGGATGTGGAAATTGTGCGCATGCTTACCGAAGGTGTAGGCTTTAAGCATGTGCCACGTTACTTAGGTTCTATCGAGCACCAGGAGCAGGGCAAAGCACCCATGGTACTGGTTATGCTGCAAGAGCAGGTTCCGAACCAGGGCGATGCCTGGGTATATGTAGAAGATTCCCTGAAGCGCTTTTTCGAGCGCCTGCAAACACATACAGATCATGTAGAGGTGGCGGAGACGCTGGGAACCTTATCGAAGCCGGTTGCATTCAGCGAGGCACCTGAAACGGTACAGATGCAGTTAGGTGGAGCTTCTGTTGAGCGGATAGAGCTACTTGGCCTGCGCACAGCTGAGATGCACCTGGCCTTGGGATCTATACAGGATGAAAAAGATTTTGAGCCGGAAGATTTCTCGCTGCACTACCAGCGTTCGCTGTACTCTTCTCTTACCTCACTGGTTAGAAGCAACTTCGATAGCCTGAAAAAGCACCTGCCTAAGTTGCCGGAAAACGTGAAGGCCGAAGCAGAGGAAATCCTTAAAATGCGCCAGGAGATTCTGGAGCGCCTGAAAAGGGTATTCTCCAGAAAAATAGATACACAAAAGATCCGTACACATGGCGATTATCACCTGGGGCAGGTCTTATTCACAGGTAAGGACTTTGTTATTATCGACTTCGAAGGAGAACCGGCACGTGCTTTCAGTGAGCGTCGTCTAAAAAGGTCTCCGCTACGCGATGTGGCCGGTATGATCCGTTCTTTCCACTATGCAGCTTACAATGCGTTGTTCCAGCAGGATAATTTCCGTAAAGAAGATGGAAGCTACCTGGAGCAGTGGGCAGAGCAATGGTACCATTATGCCAGCGGGTTCTTTATGCATACTTATCTGAACAAGACAAGAGGAACAGGTGTGATACCAGCTTCGGAGGAAGATTTTGAAATACTGATAGATACTTTCCTGTTAGAGAAAGCGATCTATGAGTTAGGATATGAGTTAAACAACCGTCCAGATTGGGTACTTATCCCAATTAGAGGCATTAAATACATCATGAGGAAGTATCAGAATGGCTAA
- a CDS encoding alpha-1,4-glucan--maltose-1-phosphate maltosyltransferase, producing MEALEGTKRVIIENVKPELNCGQYPVKRVVGEELTVSADIFTDGHDEVKAVLLYRHSKKKKWEEVPMEFLGNDRWQGTFIPDAMGLYEYTLQGWIDHFYTWQKGLKKKFEANQDITVELQIGAQFLEAAAAEAKPGQQKRLRKWAEELKHATSFADAVELATGSDVTDQYNASAERKNVTTYSKILGVDVERQKALFSAWYEFFPRSAAQEAGRHGTFQDCERLLPRIAEMGFDTIYLPPIHPIGREFRKGKNNAVTAQPGEPGSPWAIGAAEGGHKSILPELGTVEDFRNFVQSARDHGIEIALDFAIQCAPDHPYVKEHPQWFKWRPDGTVQYAENPPKKYQDVLPVNFETEDWQNLWKELRSILLYWIDQGVHIFRVDNPHTKSFHFWEWVIKDVRRQHPQIIFLAEAFTRPRVMERLGKIGFTQSYTYFTWRTTPEEMREYVTELTKTDMREYYRPNFWPNTPDILPPHLTHGGEPAHIARVVMAATLSSNYGLYGPVYEFGLTEPMPGKEEYINSEKYEIHHWDWGRLTKIREVITKINRIRKVNPALQTTWNVAFGDADNPNILCYGKWDSNFENRMLVVINMDPHNTQSGWVRVPLDELKLNKGQQYLMHDLLSEHKYTWTDEWNYVELRPWEMPVHVFRIETVTAGLG from the coding sequence ATGGAAGCACTGGAAGGAACCAAACGAGTTATCATCGAAAATGTAAAGCCCGAGCTAAACTGTGGGCAGTATCCAGTAAAGCGCGTAGTAGGGGAGGAGTTAACAGTATCCGCCGATATTTTTACGGACGGGCACGATGAGGTAAAAGCTGTTTTACTGTACCGTCATTCTAAAAAGAAGAAATGGGAAGAGGTGCCGATGGAGTTCCTGGGGAACGACCGCTGGCAGGGAACCTTTATTCCGGATGCCATGGGCCTTTATGAGTATACCTTGCAAGGTTGGATCGATCATTTCTATACCTGGCAAAAAGGCTTGAAAAAGAAATTTGAGGCCAACCAGGATATCACTGTAGAGCTGCAGATCGGCGCGCAGTTTTTAGAAGCGGCCGCTGCTGAAGCAAAACCAGGCCAGCAGAAGCGACTGCGTAAGTGGGCCGAAGAACTCAAACATGCCACTTCTTTTGCCGATGCCGTAGAGCTGGCTACCGGCTCCGATGTAACCGACCAATACAATGCCAGTGCCGAACGTAAAAATGTAACAACCTATTCTAAAATACTTGGAGTAGATGTTGAGCGCCAGAAAGCCTTGTTTAGTGCCTGGTATGAATTTTTCCCACGTTCTGCCGCACAGGAAGCCGGCCGCCACGGCACGTTTCAGGACTGTGAACGATTGCTGCCGCGCATTGCCGAAATGGGCTTTGATACGATTTACCTGCCGCCTATTCACCCAATCGGGCGTGAATTCAGAAAAGGAAAAAATAATGCTGTTACGGCACAACCAGGCGAGCCAGGCTCTCCCTGGGCCATTGGAGCTGCCGAAGGCGGACATAAAAGTATTTTGCCGGAGCTGGGCACTGTGGAAGACTTCCGCAATTTTGTTCAGTCTGCCCGCGATCACGGCATTGAAATCGCCCTTGATTTTGCTATTCAGTGCGCACCGGACCATCCGTATGTAAAAGAGCATCCGCAGTGGTTTAAATGGAGGCCGGATGGCACTGTGCAATATGCCGAGAACCCTCCGAAAAAATACCAGGATGTATTGCCTGTTAATTTTGAAACAGAAGACTGGCAGAATCTCTGGAAAGAATTAAGAAGCATTCTGCTCTACTGGATAGACCAGGGCGTGCATATTTTCCGGGTAGATAACCCGCACACCAAATCCTTTCATTTCTGGGAATGGGTAATTAAAGATGTGCGCCGCCAGCACCCACAGATCATTTTTCTGGCCGAAGCCTTTACCCGCCCACGTGTGATGGAGCGCTTAGGTAAAATTGGTTTCACGCAATCTTATACCTACTTTACATGGCGCACCACACCTGAAGAAATGCGGGAATATGTGACAGAGCTTACCAAAACCGATATGCGGGAATATTACCGCCCGAACTTCTGGCCTAATACTCCTGATATTCTGCCGCCGCACCTTACGCATGGCGGTGAACCAGCGCACATTGCCCGTGTGGTGATGGCTGCTACTTTATCTTCTAACTATGGCCTGTACGGCCCCGTGTATGAGTTTGGCTTAACAGAACCCATGCCTGGTAAAGAAGAGTACATTAATTCTGAGAAGTATGAAATCCATCATTGGGATTGGGGCAGGCTGACGAAGATACGGGAAGTAATTACCAAGATAAACAGAATACGTAAAGTAAACCCAGCCTTGCAAACAACCTGGAATGTGGCGTTCGGTGATGCCGATAACCCAAACATTCTCTGCTACGGCAAGTGGGACAGCAATTTTGAAAACCGGATGCTGGTGGTTATCAACATGGATCCGCATAATACGCAGTCGGGCTGGGTACGTGTGCCATTAGATGAACTGAAGCTGAACAAAGGCCAGCAGTATCTGATGCACGACCTGTTATCCGAACATAAGTATACCTGGACCGATGAATGGAATTACGTGGAACTGCGCCCTTGGGAGATGCCGGTGCATGTATTCAGAATTGAAACAGTTACAGCAGGACTGGGATAA